The Rhopalosiphum maidis isolate BTI-1 chromosome 1, ASM367621v3, whole genome shotgun sequence genome has a segment encoding these proteins:
- the LOC113552137 gene encoding uncharacterized protein LOC113552137: protein MEQESLVKRYPRGKFVCSRQRKMIIKAYKSKLEKNPSITIRNMRSTLSKKLGIGETTISNTISQYGQHETVSSPNKTKKFKKIETKINDFDKSAIRKKIHKFWFDRKLPTLDKILKVINEDSTLPKFSRTSLYRLLKSMEFKYSKRGRNSTLLEKSEIVLWRRKYLKDIKKYREDGRPIYYLDETLVNIGDVSERVWCNKTVQSLRDVHTQSFSPGPVYPFSKENRLIAIHIGSEDGFVPGGLLCVESQKNCKDYHDEINGGFFCDWLEGVLSKLKDNAIIIMNNAPYNSAKLEKCPTIGWSKADVMQWLKSRGEVIDQSMIIPELLENVNLLKPMYSKYIVDEMVRQHNKVVLRLPPYHCGLNPIPLAWSVVKSHINSNNKTFKLSDVKKLLIEGTEKVDLGMWKNFISHTMKEEETFWNVDSVLDELMEETKTVIKTNGNSDEDEDSSS, encoded by the exons atggaaCAAGAATCACTGGTTAAACGTTATCCTCGTGGAAAG TTCGTTTGTTCTCGTCAAAGAAAAATGATCATTAAAGCgtacaaatcaaaattagaaaaaaatcccAGTATAACAATCAGAAATATGCGCTCAACCCTCTCCAAAAAACTAGGTATTGGTGAAACAACTATTTCCAACACAATTTCACAATATGGTCAACATGAAACTGTTTCATCAccgaacaaaacaaaaaaatttaaaaaaattgaaacaaaaattaatgatttcgaTAAATCtgcaattagaaaaaaaatacataaattttggTTCGATCGTAAATTACCCACTTTAGACAAAATACTCAAGGTTATCAATGAAGATAGTACTTTACCTAAGTTTTCACGTACTTCCTTATATCGTTTATTGAAATCTATGGAATTTAAATACAGTAAACGAGGACGTAATAGTACCTTGTTGGAGAAATCTGAAATCGTTTTGTGGaggagaaaatatttaaaagacatAAAGAAATATCGAGAGGATGGTCGACCAATTTATTATCTCGACGAGACGTTGGTGAACATCGGAGATGTTTCAGAAAGAGTGTGGTGTAACAAAACCGTGCAATCACTTAGAGACGTACATACTCAAAGCTTTTCGCCCGGACCAGTCTATCCTTTCAGCAAAGAAAATCGTCTTATAGCTATACACATTGGATCCGAAGATGGCTTTGTCCCTGGCGGCTTGTTATGCGTTGAgtcacaaaaaaattgtaaagacTACCATGATGAGATTAATGGTGGTTTTTTCTGTGATTGGTTGGAAGGTGTTTTATCTAAACTTAAGGATAatgctataattataatgaacaaCGCACCATATAATTCTGCGAAGCTAGAAAAATGCCCTACGATCGGTTGGAGTAAGGCCGACGTCATGCAATGGCTCAAGAGTAGAGGAGAGGTAATTGATCAGTCTATGATTATACCCGAACTGCTAGAAAATGTTAACCTACTTAAACCGATGTATTCTAAATACATTGTTGATGAAATGGTTCGACAACATAATAAAGTAGTACTTCGTTTACCTCCATATCACTGCGGATTAAATCCAATTCCGTTAGCATGGTCAGTCGTAAAAAGCCATATAAACTCCaacaacaaaacatttaaattatccgACGTAAAGAAGTTATTAATTGAAGGAACTGAAAAAGTAGATTTAGGCATGTGGAAAAACTTTATCAGTCATACCATGAAGGAAGAAGAGACATTTTGGAACGTGGACAGTGTCTTGGACGAGTTAATGGAAGAAACTAAAACAGTGATAAAGACTAATGGAAATAGTGACGAAGACGAAGATTCATCATCATGA